The segment ATGTCCAAACAGTTTTCTAATAACAATATCATGTTCAAACAATaaaatgtattaacatattaagaTTCTACtacttacaaaaaatattaagattctACTTGCTTAAGCCCAGTGGCGGatccagaattttttttaacctgTGTcaatatataattgaaaatataactaTTCTAAAAgcttcataaaatataaaaaagttctACAAAATAATCCTAcgttttttcatatttttaaaccttttcttttcaaatttatcaaaaatttctTCATGTCtgcagataaaaataaaaaataaaataacttgtAGTTGGATTGGATAATTAGAATcaataaaaacaaactaaattacTATTTTAAATAGGAACCTATTAGCTAAGAAgagattagaaaatattaaactcACCCTGTTGAAGCTTCGAAGAAGATGATGGCTAGTTGTCAaagatagaaaaaaattaattctaACTCAAGGCTTTAAGTTtgtaaattgtaaattattgAAGTTAaacttggttttttttttttaattgtagaCATGATTGACTTACGTTGGGCTTCAATTAAAATTAATGGACATTATAAAGTTTATCTAGTAATACTGAGATATAATTTATGGGGTGTCAAACTAAATTTAATGGAAAAAATACATAGGCTTAATTCTTTTCCACAATTAAAGGTGTTGCAGTTGCACCCCCATTCACCTTAATACGTCCGCCACTGCTTAAGCCGCGTGCCAAATTATAGCTACAGCTTAGTATGCTGTCAGAAACAATTCATATTTGATCATATAACATTTATACAACCAAGAAACAATGACGCACGTATAGATTTACACTTGGAAAGAAAAGCACATATAGATGTTTAAATTGACGCTTAATTACAAAAAGGTTAGCAATAAATAAGAAGGTTTTgatgaaaacaaaaagaaacaaagagcGCAAGAGAATGATGGaaatattgaaaagaaaaaagaaagagaataaaatacacaataaattaaataaggAAACCTCATCTCTTCTTTTTATCTCTCATTCAGCTCctccattctctctctctctctctctctctctctctctctctctctagatcaACTCTATCTCTTAAGTGATGTGATTTTCCACCATATCTACAAAATTTTACCTTAGAAGAAAGCTTTTAGAGCTAAATTCGGAGAtggttttctcttctcttccaGTGAATCAGTTCGATTCACACAACTGGCAGCAGGTAATCAGTCTATATATGATACTATATGTTCTTAATCCGTTTTATATTGCTCCAAGTTCGATCATCCATATAAAAAGGAGGTTTTGCTTTGACAAAATTGCTAGCTTACTTGCCTCTTCTTCATTGTGGACGCATGTATATCATTATTGATTCCTTAGTTTTCTTATCTTCTCGAATATACGATGAAACATATAATACTGAATTATTTGGCTATTTTTCCAATTAAAACTCCTAAGGATAGAGTTTTTTAGTCTCTGCTTAgcatttatcttttttttttctttttcagccactggaataaaataaaaataaaacataaaagttaCTACAACTTTAGTTTGAGTTACTTATCCATCTTCTTTCTGCAGCTTTGATGAAAAGCTGTTACAAATCAGCACATCTTATCAAAGTAGATTAATTTGCTCTATATATATGCTTTAGTCCCCGATCGATGTTTCAATCGTTTCTTTAGAAAACGTTTCTGCTTCATTACATTCCTTGAAACTAAGTATTATGTTAATATGCAGCAAGGAAACACACAACAGCTAGATCGTGTCACATCTGACCAGAACCCTAGTTACAATTTACCACAGTTCTCATCACCGCCGGCTTCTCAGGCTGGCTCGAGCCAAGCCAGGGTGAATTCAATGGTGGAACGTGCTCGGATCGCGAAGATCCCATTGCCTGAAGCAGCTCTAAAGTGCCCTAGGTGTGACTCCACCAATACTAAGTTCTGTTACTTCAATAACTATAATCTTACTCAGCCTCGCCATTTCTGCAAGACGTGTCGCCGGTATTGGACACGTGGCGGTGCACTGAGGAATGTTCCTGTTGGAGGAGGCTTTAGGAGGAACAAGAGAAGCAAACTCAACGGTGGAAGATCGAAAGCGACGGTCGTGGTTCCGGCTGATAACAATAATACTACTTCATTGCTTCCTTGTCAACCAAGTTACTCAAACCCTAGCAAGTTTCTTAGCTACGGCCAAATGCCAGGGTTTAATTCCAACTTGCCCATATTGCCTCCTTTCCAAAGCCTTGGAGATTACAATCCAAGTGGCATTGGATTGGATTGGAGTTCTAGTGGTGGGATCTTGGATCCTTGGAGAATATCTTTATTGCAACAACCTCAGCAATTCCCTTTCTTGATTAACACGAAAGGGTTGGAGCAATCTTCAAATGTGATGTATCCATCTTTAGAAGGCAATGGAGGTGTTAACCATGCTAAACTTCAACAAGAAAGTAGTGATTATTCCAATCAGCTAAAGTCTAAACCCTTGATGGATATGGCTTCAAGTGGAGATCAGGCTGTACAAGCTAGATTTGTGAAGGCCGAAGAGAATGATCAAGGTGGGAACGGAGTGAGTAACTTATCTAGAAACTTTTTGGGGAACATGAACATAAAACCAGTGGAGGAGAATGATGGATACACATCTTGGGGAGGTAGTAGCAACATTAGTAGTTCATGGACTGGTTTCACCTCCAACAACTCAACAGGCCATCTCTCATTCTAAGTATGCAGCACTATTGTTGATGATTATTTTGTTGGTTGGGTTATACATGGATCGCTTGTCATGGGAGCTATATATATTACTGCGGAGAAATCAGACCATGGATGATGGAGCTATATATATGATCCAAAGGCCAACTTTGGCGCGCAGGGGAAAGGTATGGTTGTAGAATTATGTTTTCAATCTTTTAGAAGATATTTAAAGTGTGAGTATATGTTTTATCAAAATTGGTTTTATTGGCTATATAAATGTAAGTGTGTCTCCTGTACGAATCAAGGAGTTGTAGTGGAGACTTTTTTTATGTGTGTGTTATTGAACAATCTATCGAATTCTCAATTTCTTGTAACCCCTTTTACGAGATGTATATAGAGCATGTAATATATgtcaaacaaaataaacatattatgtcgaatatatatatagatatgctAAGAGATGACTATTCCAGTAATACGTATGACGATATGATATACTTCTTTGGTCCAACTTTTATTATGattctttattttcttgaatattttcgtattttttctttttacttttcgGAGGCAAACCATTTGAAAGGAAAACCTATCGGGGCTTTAAATTTTCTTAAGTCGTAACCCACGATGAAACTTCCTTTTGTTATCTTATTCATGGTCTCTACCTACGTATTTATATATGGCTAAATTGTGAAAcacaattttcttttcatttgcaTCTATTTATGAATTAAAAAGTACTTATGTGTTTATTTGTGTGTATATGATTTACAAGTTACAACGAAGTTTTCagtaaaacaataaaaattgttGGCTCactaaaagaaattaaaatgcTATATAGTTCGAATCAGAACCTAGTTTAATACCATATGTATATCCATCTGTATATAGTTGAAAAATGTGTACAGAAGCTAGCTAGATGGATCATTTATTCATGGCTCCAAGGTCCAGGCCTTCGCCTATGTACAAGACAATGTACACAAAAAGGTTAATGGATGGACAGCAAAATATCTGTCCAGAGCCGACAAGGAAGTTATGATAAAATCTGTGTCATCAGCAATTCCAACATATCCAATGTCGTGTTATCTCCTACCTAAAGGACTATGTAAGAAAATATCTAGTGCAAACTCTAATTTTTGATGGGGCTCTAGCCCAAACTCAACAGATATAGCATGGGACAAAATCTGCCTTCCTAAAAAAGAAGGTGGGATTAGATTTCGACCATCCGAAGAATTTAATATAGCTTTACTGGGTAAACAACTTTGGCGACTGAAACAAAATCCAAACTCCTTACTTACACGTGTCCTTAAAAGAAGATATTTTCGAAATTCGCATCCGTTCAAAGCACCAAAAGCCTCGAGACCGTCCTACGGCTGGAGAAGCATTATGGCTGCAAAAGAGTTAGTTACTAAAGGTCTTAGACGAACAATCGGAACAGGAGAAGATACGCTTGTTTGGCAAGACCCGTGGGTACCGGATGAGACCGCAAGGACTCCTATGATAACACAGGCCTATGATCCAAACTTGAAAGTCTCGGATCTAATTGACCCTGCGAGAAGGGAATGGGACATCACCAAACTCAGGAATGTACTCCACCCCGATGATATACCACTAGTCCGAAGTCTAAATCTTAGCAGGAACCCCATACAGGATAGTTACTGCTGGAACCTAACAGTATCTGGGAAATACTCAGTCAAATCAGGCTATATGTTTGCAAAATCAAAACCAGATGAGGAAACTGAGTTCAGGAATCAGCTACCCTCACTTAATCCATTGAAGGAAAAGATATTTAAAGTCAAAACCGGGGAAAAAATCTGCCATTTTTTGTGGCAAAGTCTCTCCGGAGCTATTTCAGTTAATGAAAGACTTTTCAAAAGACACATTGGAAACGACCCCAGTTGCCCCAGATGTGGCATGAAGAAGAAACGATCAACCATATGATCTTTACATGTCCTCCAGCAGTCCAATGATGGGCCCTTTCAACGATTCCCTCGGCTCCAGAAGTTTTCCCTTCAGAAAACCTCTATACCAACATAGATTACCTCTTCTCAAGATCCAACGCTGGTGGAAATATAGAGGAGTTAACCAGGGCCTCTACCAGGATTATTTGGTATATCCGAAAAGCCCGAAATGAAAAGTTGTTTTAATGGACGAGAATTCTCACCTAGAGACACTATCGATTTGGCGACACGAGAATGCAATGCATGGTTTCTGGCCAATGAAGAGACTGAAACAGGTGAAAACACTTTTGAGAACATACCTACGGAACCTCCAGAAAGACATACATTCATATGTGGGGTGGATGGATCGTGGAAAAAGGAGGACACTACGAGTGGAGTAGGATGGATCCTACAACTACAAGATGGATCAATTGACCTACTTGGACTCCAAGGCTGTCACAAGCAACTCTCGCCTTTACACACCGAACTTAAAAGTTTGATCTGGGCCTTGAAATGTTTGTCTCGCCATCATCGGTACTGCAACTATTTTGTTACTGACTCCCAGGAGTTGGTCAAAATGATCGTCTCACCTGAAGATTGGCCAGCCTTTACAGCTGAACTCAACGAGTTTAAAACTCTATGGACGTCCTACCAAGACGGGCAACTAGTTTACAAAGAAAGATCCAGTAACACTCAAGCCGACTTCCTCGCAAGATAAGCTCGAATAAGGAAGCGTATTTTCTCATATGTTAACACAAGGGTGCCACATAGATTGATATTCGCAATTCGGCTTTTGCTGATTCGTACTAGGATTTATCTTAGTATCTTATCGTGTAAAAAAAAGATGGATCATTTATCTCCTGAAATAGGGTTCTTTACTTCTTTGATTGCTATATAGTCACAAGATGTGACGACGATTAACAAGTTAAAAATGTGaacaaaaagagtattttctcACTATACTTCATCTGCGCTTCATTTCCAATACTCTTATAAACACTAATGAGTGAACAAAGAGGATTGTTGATTTTAAAGCTAAATTGATGATCAGACGCTAGAATAATATGACGGCAAATAAAGAAAAAGGTGTCATATGTGAATagaataaagaagaagaagaaaacaacaagGTACACCGGAATGTTAATGGAATgttgatttt is part of the Raphanus sativus cultivar WK10039 chromosome 5, ASM80110v3, whole genome shotgun sequence genome and harbors:
- the LOC108857016 gene encoding dof zinc finger protein DOF3.6 produces the protein MVFSSLPVNQFDSHNWQQQGNTQQLDRVTSDQNPSYNLPQFSSPPASQAGSSQARVNSMVERARIAKIPLPEAALKCPRCDSTNTKFCYFNNYNLTQPRHFCKTCRRYWTRGGALRNVPVGGGFRRNKRSKLNGGRSKATVVVPADNNNTTSLLPCQPSYSNPSKFLSYGQMPGFNSNLPILPPFQSLGDYNPSGIGLDWSSSGGILDPWRISLLQQPQQFPFLINTKGLEQSSNVMYPSLEGNGGVNHAKLQQESSDYSNQLKSKPLMDMASSGDQAVQARFVKAEENDQGGNGVSNLSRNFLGNMNIKPVEENDGYTSWGGSSNISSSWTGFTSNNSTGHLSF
- the LOC108858589 gene encoding uncharacterized protein LOC108858589 gives rise to the protein MAAKELVTKGLRRTIGTGEDTLVWQDPWVPDETARTPMITQAYDPNLKVSDLIDPARREWDITKLRNVLHPDDIPLVRSLNLSRNPIQDSYCWNLTVSGKYSVKSGYMFAKSKPDEETEFRNQLPSLNPLKEKIFKVKTGEKICHFLWQSLSGAISVNERLFKRHIGNDPSCPRCGMKKKRSTI